From one Streptomyces sp. Q6 genomic stretch:
- the yicI gene encoding alpha-xylosidase yields the protein MKFTDGFWLMRDGVEASYATEVRDVRADADRFTAFAAIKRVERRGDTLNSPLLTVDCFSPAEGVIGVRVTHLAGSRRRGPEFELPGAHPQAGTVRRDGSVVELTSGALSVRLDEAAPWTLSFRDADGHEITSAGRKGTAFFTTDDGAHHMAGQLTLGVGEQVYGLGERFTPFVKNGQVVDMWQADGGTSSEQAYKNVPFSLHVSPAGAHGVFVSHPGRVSYEVGSESVGQMQFSVEDQTLEYYVVAGPTPKDVLRRYTALTGRPALPPAWSFGLWLTTSFTTQYDEETVTSFVDGMAEREIPLSVFHFDCFWMREYQWSDFAWDPDVFPDPEGMLARLKERGLKISVWINPYIAQKSALFEEGAAEGYFVTRPNGDIWQWDLWQAGMALVDFTNPRACAWFQAKLKVLLDQGVDCFKTDFGERIPTDVVWHDGSDPERMHNYYTHLYNRTVFELLEKERGSGEAVLFARSGTAGGQQFPVHWGGDCWSSFGAMAESLRGGLSLSLSGFGFWSHDIGGFEGTPDPAVFKRWLAFGLLSSHSRLHGSSSYRVPWEFGDEAVDVARRFTLLKHRLMPYLYGAAAEARATGVPLMRPMLLEFPADPTARALDRQYMLGPDLLVAPVFSAEGDVEYYLPEGTWTHLLTGERVQGPAWRHERHGFDSLPLYVREGAVLPFGADDQRPDGDWLDGLTLLVAPGADDVTVTVPDHDGGVAATYRVTRDAETGAVSVTAAGDGAVPEIQNL from the coding sequence ATGAAGTTCACCGACGGCTTCTGGCTCATGCGCGACGGCGTCGAGGCCTCCTACGCCACCGAGGTCCGTGACGTCCGCGCGGACGCCGACCGCTTCACCGCCTTCGCCGCGATCAAGCGGGTCGAACGGCGCGGCGACACCCTGAACTCCCCGCTCCTGACGGTGGACTGCTTCTCCCCCGCCGAGGGCGTCATCGGCGTCCGCGTCACGCATCTCGCGGGCAGCAGGCGGCGCGGCCCCGAGTTCGAACTCCCCGGCGCGCACCCGCAGGCCGGCACGGTGCGCCGCGATGGATCCGTGGTGGAGCTGACGAGCGGCGCGCTGTCCGTACGGCTCGACGAGGCCGCACCCTGGACGCTGTCGTTCCGGGACGCCGACGGGCACGAGATCACCTCGGCGGGCCGCAAGGGCACGGCCTTCTTCACCACCGACGACGGCGCCCACCACATGGCGGGCCAGCTCACGCTCGGCGTGGGCGAGCAGGTGTACGGCCTCGGCGAACGCTTCACGCCGTTCGTGAAGAACGGCCAGGTCGTCGACATGTGGCAGGCCGACGGCGGCACCAGCAGCGAGCAGGCCTACAAGAACGTGCCGTTCAGCCTGCACGTCTCCCCCGCCGGCGCGCACGGCGTGTTCGTCTCCCACCCCGGCCGGGTGAGCTACGAGGTCGGCTCCGAGTCGGTCGGGCAGATGCAGTTCAGCGTCGAGGACCAGACGCTGGAGTACTACGTGGTGGCGGGCCCGACCCCGAAGGACGTGCTGCGCCGCTACACCGCGCTCACCGGCCGCCCCGCGCTGCCGCCGGCCTGGTCGTTCGGGCTCTGGCTGACCACCTCGTTCACCACGCAGTACGACGAGGAGACGGTGACGTCCTTCGTCGACGGGATGGCCGAGCGGGAGATCCCGCTGTCGGTCTTCCACTTCGACTGCTTCTGGATGCGCGAGTACCAGTGGTCGGACTTCGCCTGGGACCCGGACGTGTTCCCGGACCCGGAGGGGATGCTGGCCCGCCTCAAGGAGCGCGGCCTGAAGATCTCCGTGTGGATCAACCCGTACATCGCGCAGAAGTCGGCACTGTTCGAGGAGGGTGCCGCCGAAGGCTACTTCGTGACGCGGCCGAACGGCGACATCTGGCAGTGGGACCTGTGGCAGGCGGGCATGGCGCTCGTCGACTTCACGAACCCGCGGGCCTGCGCCTGGTTCCAGGCGAAGCTGAAGGTCCTGCTCGACCAGGGCGTCGACTGCTTCAAGACGGACTTCGGCGAGCGCATCCCCACCGACGTCGTCTGGCACGACGGCTCCGACCCGGAGCGTATGCACAACTACTACACGCACCTGTACAACCGCACGGTCTTCGAGCTCCTGGAGAAGGAGCGCGGCAGCGGCGAGGCGGTGCTGTTCGCGCGCTCGGGCACGGCCGGGGGCCAGCAGTTCCCGGTGCACTGGGGCGGCGACTGCTGGTCGTCGTTCGGTGCGATGGCGGAGTCGCTGCGCGGCGGTCTGTCCCTGTCGCTGTCCGGGTTCGGCTTCTGGTCGCACGACATCGGCGGCTTCGAGGGCACGCCCGACCCGGCGGTCTTCAAGCGCTGGCTGGCCTTCGGCCTGCTCTCGTCGCACAGCCGGCTGCACGGTTCCTCGTCGTACCGGGTGCCGTGGGAGTTCGGCGACGAGGCGGTCGACGTGGCCCGGCGGTTCACGCTGCTCAAGCACCGGTTGATGCCGTACCTGTACGGGGCGGCCGCCGAGGCCCGTGCCACGGGTGTGCCGCTGATGCGCCCGATGCTCCTGGAGTTCCCGGCCGACCCGACGGCCCGCGCCCTGGACCGCCAGTACATGCTCGGCCCGGACCTGCTGGTCGCTCCGGTCTTCTCGGCCGAGGGCGACGTCGAGTACTACCTGCCGGAGGGCACCTGGACGCACCTGCTCACGGGGGAACGGGTGCAGGGGCCGGCCTGGCGCCACGAGCGCCACGGCTTCGACAGCCTGCCGCTGTACGTGCGCGAAGGCGCGGTGCTGCCGTTCGGCGCGGACGACCAGCGCCCCGACGGGGACTGGCTCGACGGTCTGACCCTGCTGGTCGCGCCGGGCGCGGACGACGTGACGGTGACGGTGCCCGACCACGACGGCGGCGTCGCGGCGACGTACCGGGTGACCCGGGACGCGGAGACGGGTGCCGTGTCGGTGACGGCGGCCGGGGACGGCGCCGTTCCGGAGATCCAGAACCTCTGA
- a CDS encoding VOC family protein, whose amino-acid sequence MAAMTRIGRAPARFKDLALDAVDHQALADWWCAALGYVRRPAEDGEERPRHWPVPLVDPTGSAPLIWINPVAEAKAVKNRMHLDVWGDVRGLVELGATVVRRRDADIDWDILADPEGNEFCVFTVPAPDGGAPQA is encoded by the coding sequence ATGGCGGCCATGACGCGTATCGGCAGGGCCCCCGCCCGTTTCAAGGACCTCGCACTGGACGCCGTCGACCACCAGGCCCTCGCGGACTGGTGGTGCGCGGCGCTGGGCTATGTCCGCAGGCCCGCCGAGGACGGCGAGGAGCGTCCTCGGCACTGGCCTGTCCCGTTGGTCGACCCGACCGGCTCGGCCCCGCTGATCTGGATCAATCCGGTCGCGGAGGCCAAGGCGGTCAAGAACCGGATGCATCTGGACGTCTGGGGTGACGTGCGGGGGCTCGTGGAGCTGGGGGCGACCGTGGTCCGGCGCCGCGACGCCGACATCGACTGGGACATCCTGGCCGATCCGGAGGGCAACGAGTTCTGTGTGTTCACCGTGCCCGCACCGGACGGCGGGGCTCCGCAGGCCTGA
- a CDS encoding FAD-dependent oxidoreductase: MPRPLRVAIVGAGPAGIYAADALLKSAVAADPGVSIDLFERMPAPFGLIRYGVAPDHPRIKGIVKALHQVLDKPQIRLFGNVDYPRDIDLDDLRSFYDAVIFSTGATADRALDIPGIELDGSYGAADFVSWYDGHPDVPRTWPLEAEKVAVLGVGNVALDVARILAKTADELLPTEIPANVYDGLKANRAREIHVFGRRGPAQAKFSPMELRELDHSPTIEVIVDPEDIDYDEGSIAARRSEKQTDMVAKTLENWAIRDERGRPHKLFLHFFESPTEILGEDGKVVGLRTERTALDGTGNVKGTGEFKDWDLGAVYRAVGYLSDELPKLPWDLASGTVPDEGGRVIQETGEHLTSTYVTGWIRRGPIGLIGHTKGDANETVANLLEDHAAGRLHTPGTPEPEAVETFLGERGVRFTTWEGWYKLDAAEKALGEPQGRERVKIVEREGMLDASGA, encoded by the coding sequence ATGCCTCGCCCTCTGCGGGTAGCAATTGTCGGAGCCGGTCCCGCCGGCATCTATGCCGCCGACGCGCTGCTGAAGTCCGCAGTGGCCGCCGACCCCGGCGTGTCCATCGACCTCTTCGAGCGCATGCCGGCCCCCTTCGGCCTGATCCGCTACGGCGTGGCCCCCGACCACCCCCGGATCAAGGGCATCGTCAAGGCCCTGCACCAGGTGCTCGACAAGCCGCAGATCCGCCTCTTCGGCAATGTCGACTACCCGCGCGACATCGACCTCGACGACCTGCGTTCCTTCTACGACGCGGTGATCTTCTCGACCGGCGCGACCGCCGACCGCGCGCTGGACATCCCGGGGATCGAACTCGACGGCTCCTACGGCGCCGCGGACTTCGTCTCCTGGTACGACGGGCACCCTGACGTGCCGCGGACCTGGCCCCTGGAGGCGGAGAAGGTCGCCGTCCTCGGCGTCGGCAACGTCGCCCTCGACGTCGCCCGCATCCTCGCGAAGACCGCGGACGAACTGCTGCCGACCGAGATCCCGGCGAACGTGTACGACGGTCTCAAGGCCAACAGGGCCCGCGAGATCCACGTCTTCGGACGGCGCGGCCCGGCCCAGGCCAAGTTCAGCCCCATGGAGCTGCGCGAGCTGGACCACTCCCCGACCATCGAGGTCATCGTCGACCCCGAGGACATCGACTACGACGAGGGCTCGATCGCCGCCCGCCGCAGCGAGAAGCAGACCGACATGGTCGCCAAGACCCTGGAGAACTGGGCGATCCGCGACGAGCGCGGCCGCCCGCACAAGCTGTTCCTGCACTTCTTCGAGTCGCCCACCGAGATCCTCGGCGAGGACGGCAAGGTCGTCGGCCTGCGCACCGAGCGCACCGCCCTCGACGGCACCGGCAACGTCAAGGGCACCGGCGAGTTCAAGGACTGGGACCTCGGCGCGGTCTACCGCGCCGTCGGCTACCTCTCCGACGAACTGCCCAAGCTGCCCTGGGACCTCGCCTCGGGCACCGTCCCCGACGAGGGCGGCCGGGTGATCCAGGAGACCGGCGAGCACCTCACGTCGACGTACGTGACCGGCTGGATCCGGCGCGGCCCCATCGGTCTCATCGGCCACACCAAGGGCGACGCGAACGAGACCGTGGCGAACCTCCTGGAGGACCACGCCGCCGGCCGGCTGCACACGCCCGGCACGCCCGAGCCGGAGGCCGTCGAGACGTTCCTCGGCGAGCGCGGTGTCCGGTTCACGACGTGGGAGGGCTGGTACAAGCTCGACGCCGCCGAGAAGGCGCTCGGCGAGCCGCAGGGCCGCGAGCGCGTCAAGATCGTCGAGCGTGAGGGCATGCTCGACGCGAGCGGCGCCTGA